The Longimicrobiales bacterium nucleotide sequence ATCCACGGAGCTGGACCTCTACAGCCCCGGCCGCCGAGAGGTGCCCCTGACGCCACGCCACTCGGCTGGTCTCGTCGCCGCATGGGAAGTAGAGGACGTGGGACGGGCAGGCCTCGAGTTCTACTTCACGGGGCGTCAGGAGTTAGATGACAATCCGTACCGCGATGTGTCGAAGTCGCATGCGGTTGTTGGTTTCTTGGTCGACCGGCGCTTCGGGCGGTATCGGTTGTTCTTCAATGCGGAGAACATCCTCGATACTCGCCAGACCGGCTTCGACTCACTCGTTCGACCGTCGCAAACCCTGGACGGCCGCTGGATCACCGACGTTTGGGCCCCTCTGGATGGGCGGTCGTTCAACGGGGGTGTCTGGATCACGTTCTAGCGCGTTGCAGATGCGTCGCTCGCCTCAGCTGAGTGCTTGCGACAAGTTGTGCTCCGGCCGCGGCCGCGACGCGACGCTGTGGTACCCTCTGTCTCAGGAGCACCGAGTGCGGACTCCCTACGTTCTTCTGTGTGCTGCATCTCTCGGCCTGACCGCATGCGGGGCTCCGGGCGCACCCGCGGTCGCGTCAGACGGGCCGGCCCTCCTCACATGGTCCGAGCAGATGGCGGTGCGCGACCAGTGGCTCACGCAGCGTCACGATGCTCTCCTCCCCATGATGCGCCGGCACGGCATCGGGATGTGGATCGTGGTCAACGAGGAATTCCACGACGATCCGCTTACCGAGTACGTCGCTCCCGCACGTCCGTACACGGGGCGCCGTGACGTCTATGTGTTCGTCGATGCCGGGGACGCAGGGCTTCGGAAGGTGGCGGCCGTCGGCTATTGGGAGGAGACGGTCGCGAGCTTCTTTGAGGCGCCCGTGGATCCCGACCCGGCCAACGTTGTCCTGCAGAACCTCTATGAAGAGCACCAACCGGCGACGATCGGGCTCGGTATCGGGGGCAGCCGTGGCATGACACGAAGCCTGACCCACGACTCCTACGCGTTCCTAGCGAATGCCATGGGCCCTGAGGCCGAAGCGCGCTTCGTGAGCGCCGCACCGCTCATCGAGGAGTACCTCGCGACGCGCCTGCCTTCCGAGTTCGCCCACTATGAGCAGCTGGTGGCTCTGACGGAGGCGATCACGAAAACAGCCTTTTCGGGCGAGGTCATCACGCCCGGCACGACGACCGTGGGTGACGTGCGCCGCTTCATGTACGACGAGTTGTGGCGCAACGGGGTGGGGACTTGGTTCCAACCGGACCTCCGTGTTCAACGTCACGCGTTGGCGGAGGTCGGATCCCGTGGGTTCCTGGCCGTCGCATCCGAAACGACTGTGATCGAGCCGGGCGACCTCATCCACGTCGACTTCGGGATCTCGTACATGGGGCTCGACAGCGATTGGCAGAAGATGGCGTACGTGCTGGGGCCGGATGAAGACGACGCGCCGGATGGACTCAAGGCCGCGTTCGCGAACACGGTAGCGTTGCAGGATGCGCTGACGCTCCGCGCGTCGCGCCCCGGTCGCACGGCGGGCGAGGCTTATACGGCTGCGATGGAGGAGGTCGAGCAACTCGGCATCGAGGCGCAGATCTATTCGCATCCCTTGGGCAACCACGGACACGGCATGGGGCCGAGCATCGACTTTCGCAGCGCGGGTCGGTCAGACGCCACGTCGAAGCCGCTCGTCGAGGGCTCGTACATCTCCATCGAACTGAACACGAAGACAGCGGTAGCGGAGTGGGACGGGCAGGACGTGTACATCATGCAGGAGGACCCCGCCTTCCTCACCCCGGACGGGTGGCGTTTCTTCCGGCCTCGTCAGGAGGCGTTCTACCTCATTCGTTGAGGATGCGCTGAAGTGCTAGAAGCGCTTCAGCGAATCAGGTAGAACTCAGTCTGTCTCCCATCGACCCAATCCCACCCGTCCTCTAACAGTGCCGCGTCTTCCTCCAGCGCGAAACGCACGGATTGCCCGTCCCACTCCGGCACGTCGTAGCGCGCATTCAATTCGATGGAGTGCCAGGTGTTCGGACGCAGCTGATAGTCACCGCGGACGGGAACCCCAGTCTGGTAGTCCGTCATCCCTATTGGCGGGCCCGCGGCGTGTCCGTGGTATCCGATGGGGTGACAGTAGATCGTCGCTTGGAGGCCTTCGGTTGCGGCTTGGGCGAGCGCCCCGGCCAGGGCCTCGTTCCCCGTCGTGCCGGCAGGGCCGTTCATCATCGTCAGGTCCTGGAGCCGGTTCGCGCGGCGCAGACCTTCCTTGAGCCCCTCGGGTGCGTCGGTCTCTCCGGGCAGAAGCACGTACGCGTTGTGTTGCGTGTCGGTGGAGTAGCCCAGACCAATAATGCCGAAGTCGGTGTGCAGCATGTCTCCGCGTTCGATGACCGTGCCGTGCGCACCGGCCTCCGGGACTCCCCCGCGCCGCTGCACGTTCACAGACGGATGGAACCACTGCCCGAGCCCGAGCTCAGCGACCCGCTGACGCATCCACCAGACGACGTCCTGATTCGTCGTCACACCCGGGACGATCACCTCGTTGGAGAACGCTTCCGCGATGATCTGATGAGCAACACGCATCACGCTACGGTACTGATCCGTCTCCCGCGGCAGCTTCGCCTCGAGCCAACTCACGGCGAGCATCTCGGCGGATTCGAGCCGGTCCACGTACTTGTCGCTCAATGCGCCCTCTAGGCGCATGTACTCGTTGTGCGTGAGCCCGTCCGCGTGATTCCACCTGTCGGACACGTTGATCCCAATGCGCTGCGGGTCACGCTCCTCGATGAGGCGCGCGAGGTTCACGTACTGCGAGTCGTTGTGCGTCCGATACACGTCGAAGACGCCCTGATAGTCCGAGCGACCGACGCTGAGGCGTTCCACTCCCTGACCGGGACCGAGATCGTGGAACATGATGATGGTCCTACGCCGCGAAGAGTAGGTCGTGATGGGCGCCATCGAACGGAAGACCGGGTCCGAGTTGTACTCCCGCGTGATCACGAGCCACATGTCGAAGCCTTCTCGGCGCATCAACTCCGGCAGGAGCTCGTCGAACCGATCCGTGATGCGCTCCTTGATCAACGGATCTTCCTGGCGATGTGTCAGGACGACGTTGTCGGGGCGTGTCTGCTCGGCGCGTGGGAGCTGAGCGGCTGCCGGGCTCGCGACGAGGAGGAGCGAGAGGACAAGGAGGAGCGTGCGTGTAGGGGTCATCGGGGTCTGTCTCGGAGTGCGGATCGACTGAGGATCCATGCACAATGAGACGCCTCGCCATTGTACGCGAGCGGGGGGGCGGCCTACAAGCCGCGCATGTGCTCCGGCCGGAGCGGGATTTCGCCAGCCAGTGCCGCGTCCAACGCAGCAACCATGCGCTCTCGGTCCTGCGGCAGTCGCCCGCCGATCGGTACGTAATTCGATGCGTGGTTTGTGCGGAAGAGTGCGTTGGAGGGCCGCGCCTCGTGGACGATCGTGCGTAGCTCGGTAAGGAGCCCGTTCACGTCCGGAAGTTCGAAGCGTCCCTTCTCCATCATCCTCTGAAGGGGTGTGCCGGGGATGATGGTCAGCGTCAGCGATGCGAGATACTCAGGGTCCATCGCGGTGACGAGACGTGCCGTCGCTTTCGCATGTTCTGCGCTCCGCTCGACTCCGCCGGCTCCGAGGAGAGTGATCATACTCAGCTCGAGCCCCGCGGCATGAGTCTTGGCGGCCGCGTTTGCATGGTCGTCGAATGTCCCGCCCTTCACGAGCCGACGTAGTGTCTCGTCGTCTCCGGACTCTGGTCCGATGTAGAGGAGCGTCAGCCCCGCTTCGCGCAGCTGTTCGAGTTCAGCCTCGGTCTTCTCGAGCACGTTCCCGGCCGTGGCATAACAGGCGACTTGGCGGAGGAGCGGGAAGGCACTCTTGACGGCCTCGAGAACGGTAAGCCATCGATCGACGTCCATGACGAGTGCGTCGCCGTCCGCGACGAAGACCTTTTCTACGTCGTTGTAGAGTTGGCCGGCAGCCTCGACATCCTCGAGGACTTCGGGCAAGGGGCGTTCCCGGAAGTCCACGCCGCGGTACATGTCGCAGTACGTACACAGGTTGTGTGAACAACCGATGGTCGCTTGCATGATGTACGAGCGCGCCTCAGACGGCGGTCGGTAGACTTTGCCTTCGTAGCGCATGCGAGAAGTGTCTCTACGACTAGTTGATGGAGAAGTCCGGGACCGTGGGGCCGCATTTGGAAACATTCTATGCTCTCCACAGGTCAGCAAGTGACTGTGATGCCTGAGGGCTCTCCACTTGTTCAATCGACGGGGGCACCGCAAGCTCGGGTGAGCCCGCATCCACCAACAAAATTGAGTCATCCCATGCCCAATCTCCCGACCCGCCGCCGATTCTTTGGCGGCGCTGCGACCGCCGCCCTCGGATTCATGCTCCCGGAGCGCTTGATAGCGGTCACCGGACGCCCTCAGGTACGCCCCGAAGCCCGCCTCGCCGAACTCGGAATCGTCTTGCCGACACCGGTTGCTCCGGTCGCCACTTATGTGCCCACGGTCTTGGTGGGGAACGTTCTTTATGCTGCTGGACACACACCTCGCATGCCTGATGGCTCACCCGGTTTTCAGGGTAAGGTGGGAGACGATTATTCCCTAGAAGAAGGGCGTGCTGCCGCGTACCAATGCGGGTTGAACATCCTCGCCACGGTGCGGAACGCCTTGGGCAGCTTGGATCGTGTAGAGAGACTCATACGCACCTTCGGAATGGTGAACGCGACGCCTGATTTCACCCAACAGCCACAAGTCATCAATGGCTTCAGTGACTTCATGGTTGATATTTTTGGCGAAGAAGCGGGTAAGGGGACACGTGCGGCGGTGGGCATGGGCTCGCTACCGGGTGGCATGGCAGCCGAAATCGAAACGTACTGGGTGGTAAGGAACTGATCGGAA carries:
- a CDS encoding M24 family metallopeptidase — its product is MTPTRTLLLVLSLLLVASPAAAQLPRAEQTRPDNVVLTHRQEDPLIKERITDRFDELLPELMRREGFDMWLVITREYNSDPVFRSMAPITTYSSRRRTIIMFHDLGPGQGVERLSVGRSDYQGVFDVYRTHNDSQYVNLARLIEERDPQRIGINVSDRWNHADGLTHNEYMRLEGALSDKYVDRLESAEMLAVSWLEAKLPRETDQYRSVMRVAHQIIAEAFSNEVIVPGVTTNQDVVWWMRQRVAELGLGQWFHPSVNVQRRGGVPEAGAHGTVIERGDMLHTDFGIIGLGYSTDTQHNAYVLLPGETDAPEGLKEGLRRANRLQDLTMMNGPAGTTGNEALAGALAQAATEGLQATIYCHPIGYHGHAAGPPIGMTDYQTGVPVRGDYQLRPNTWHSIELNARYDVPEWDGQSVRFALEEDAALLEDGWDWVDGRQTEFYLIR
- a CDS encoding M24 family metallopeptidase, whose translation is MRTPYVLLCAASLGLTACGAPGAPAVASDGPALLTWSEQMAVRDQWLTQRHDALLPMMRRHGIGMWIVVNEEFHDDPLTEYVAPARPYTGRRDVYVFVDAGDAGLRKVAAVGYWEETVASFFEAPVDPDPANVVLQNLYEEHQPATIGLGIGGSRGMTRSLTHDSYAFLANAMGPEAEARFVSAAPLIEEYLATRLPSEFAHYEQLVALTEAITKTAFSGEVITPGTTTVGDVRRFMYDELWRNGVGTWFQPDLRVQRHALAEVGSRGFLAVASETTVIEPGDLIHVDFGISYMGLDSDWQKMAYVLGPDEDDAPDGLKAAFANTVALQDALTLRASRPGRTAGEAYTAAMEEVEQLGIEAQIYSHPLGNHGHGMGPSIDFRSAGRSDATSKPLVEGSYISIELNTKTAVAEWDGQDVYIMQEDPAFLTPDGWRFFRPRQEAFYLIR
- a CDS encoding RidA family protein; translation: MPNLPTRRRFFGGAATAALGFMLPERLIAVTGRPQVRPEARLAELGIVLPTPVAPVATYVPTVLVGNVLYAAGHTPRMPDGSPGFQGKVGDDYSLEEGRAAAYQCGLNILATVRNALGSLDRVERLIRTFGMVNATPDFTQQPQVINGFSDFMVDIFGEEAGKGTRAAVGMGSLPGGMAAEIETYWVVRN
- a CDS encoding radical SAM protein translates to MRYEGKVYRPPSEARSYIMQATIGCSHNLCTYCDMYRGVDFRERPLPEVLEDVEAAGQLYNDVEKVFVADGDALVMDVDRWLTVLEAVKSAFPLLRQVACYATAGNVLEKTEAELEQLREAGLTLLYIGPESGDDETLRRLVKGGTFDDHANAAAKTHAAGLELSMITLLGAGGVERSAEHAKATARLVTAMDPEYLASLTLTIIPGTPLQRMMEKGRFELPDVNGLLTELRTIVHEARPSNALFRTNHASNYVPIGGRLPQDRERMVAALDAALAGEIPLRPEHMRGL